The following proteins are co-located in the Sandaracinaceae bacterium genome:
- a CDS encoding serine/threonine-protein kinase yields the protein MNPDLTTKSSHLEESTAIDASFRRLALLAHGGFGVIELAIRPPDGQLYAVKRLHPSEASDPGRMDMFLDEARLASRIHHENVVAVRDTGCDANGPFIAMDFVEGLDLRAVIDGTREALPAQLCATIAAQVAHGLHAAHEARDVDGEPLGLVHRDLAPPNVLVGVDGRVRLLDFGVAKAKRRFTATAIGVRKGRYSYMSPEQVANQPLDRRSDLFSLGVVLHELLSGQHPFEGEDGIARAVAVMHRAEPVRIRDVRPDVPPSLEVLLAELLAFTPDERPPTAANVARRLDALVSELAASEGPISLEDHLSNMFGNELAEQRRLVEAAVRPRHPSVPPAPAPAAPSTRSLVWLAAALITVGAGLGFALAALLAPT from the coding sequence ATGAACCCGGACCTCACCACCAAGAGCAGCCACCTCGAGGAGTCCACCGCCATCGACGCTTCGTTCCGTCGCCTGGCCTTGCTGGCCCACGGGGGCTTCGGCGTCATCGAGCTCGCGATTCGCCCGCCTGACGGGCAACTCTATGCGGTGAAGCGGCTTCATCCGAGCGAGGCGAGCGACCCCGGACGGATGGACATGTTCCTCGACGAAGCCCGCCTGGCCAGCCGCATCCACCACGAGAACGTGGTGGCGGTCCGGGACACGGGCTGCGACGCCAACGGCCCCTTCATCGCGATGGACTTCGTCGAAGGGCTCGACCTGCGCGCCGTGATCGACGGGACGCGAGAGGCCCTGCCCGCCCAGCTCTGCGCGACCATCGCGGCGCAGGTGGCGCACGGGCTCCACGCCGCGCACGAGGCCCGCGACGTCGACGGCGAGCCGCTCGGGCTCGTCCATCGCGACCTCGCGCCGCCCAACGTCCTCGTCGGCGTCGACGGCCGCGTCAGGCTCCTCGACTTCGGGGTCGCCAAGGCCAAGCGGCGGTTCACGGCGACGGCGATCGGCGTCCGGAAGGGCCGCTACTCCTACATGTCGCCCGAGCAGGTGGCCAACCAGCCGCTCGACCGGCGCAGTGACCTCTTCTCGCTCGGCGTCGTCCTGCACGAGCTGCTCAGCGGCCAGCACCCCTTCGAGGGCGAAGACGGCATCGCGCGCGCGGTCGCGGTCATGCACCGCGCCGAGCCGGTCCGGATCCGGGATGTGCGCCCGGACGTGCCGCCGAGCCTCGAGGTCCTGCTCGCGGAGCTCCTCGCCTTCACCCCCGATGAGCGCCCGCCGACGGCGGCCAACGTCGCCCGGCGCCTCGACGCGCTGGTCAGCGAGCTGGCCGCGAGCGAGGGTCCGATCTCGCTCGAAGATCACCTCTCGAACATGTTCGGCAACGAGCTGGCCGAACAGCGCCGCCTCGTGGAGGCGGCCGTTCGTCCGCGCCACCCCTCGGTGCCCCCCGCTCCGGCTCCGGCCGCGCCGTCGACCCGCTCGCTCGTCTGGCTCGCGGCCGCGCTCATCACGGTGGGCGCGGGCCTCGGGTTCGCGCTCGCCGCACTGCTCGCGCCCACGTAG
- a CDS encoding glycogen synthase: MKILYAASEVAPFAKTGGLADVSAALPRHLARRGHDVLLVAPLYRRVRETVETTPIPGAQDLRLSLGPHEVRVSLHRAPLPNSEVQVCFVRCDALYGRDGIYTQDPDEHLRFIVLTYAALTACQRLGFAPDIAHVHDWQTALLPLALRCRYDWDGAIFGRTKTVLTIHNLAHQGAFGAHVLPDTGLADSAHLFHQDQLSAGAISLLTTGILYADAITTVSPTYAKEIQSPELGMGLDGLLRERASTVVGVLNGIDPTEWDPATDPLIPHRFSRGDLDGKERCKKALLESVGLPYHTGLPLAGVVTRLTAQKGLELILEVAPHFLARGRMQLVVLGSGATHYENAFSQLQHRFPHQVCFYRGFSNELAHLIEAGSDMFLMPSRFEPCGLNQLYSLAYGTAPIVRATGGLKDSVRPFDARTGEGTGFVFEHFDAQGLGWALDQALRTYRNRPLWRRLQDNAMAQDFSWERRVRTYEELYERVREL; the protein is encoded by the coding sequence GTGAAGATCCTCTACGCTGCATCGGAGGTCGCCCCCTTCGCCAAGACCGGCGGCCTCGCCGACGTCTCGGCCGCGCTGCCGCGCCACCTCGCGCGCCGCGGCCACGACGTGCTGCTGGTGGCGCCGCTCTACCGTCGCGTGCGCGAGACGGTGGAGACCACGCCCATCCCCGGCGCCCAGGATCTGCGGCTGTCGCTCGGCCCGCACGAGGTCCGCGTCTCGCTGCACCGCGCGCCGCTGCCCAACTCGGAGGTCCAGGTCTGCTTCGTGCGCTGCGACGCGCTGTACGGGCGCGACGGGATCTACACGCAGGACCCAGACGAGCACCTGCGCTTCATCGTGTTGACCTACGCCGCGCTGACCGCGTGTCAGCGGCTCGGCTTCGCGCCCGACATCGCCCACGTGCACGACTGGCAGACCGCGCTGTTGCCGCTCGCGCTGCGCTGCCGCTACGACTGGGACGGGGCGATCTTCGGGCGCACCAAGACGGTCCTGACGATCCACAACCTCGCCCACCAGGGCGCGTTCGGCGCGCACGTCCTGCCCGACACCGGCCTCGCGGACAGCGCGCACCTCTTCCACCAGGATCAGCTCAGCGCGGGCGCGATCAGCCTGCTCACCACGGGCATCCTCTACGCCGACGCGATCACCACCGTCAGCCCCACCTACGCGAAGGAGATCCAGTCCCCCGAGCTCGGCATGGGCCTCGACGGGCTGCTCCGCGAGCGGGCGAGCACGGTGGTGGGCGTCCTGAACGGGATCGACCCCACCGAGTGGGATCCGGCGACCGATCCGCTCATCCCGCACCGCTTCTCACGCGGGGATCTCGACGGCAAGGAGCGTTGCAAGAAGGCGCTCCTCGAGAGCGTGGGCCTGCCCTATCACACCGGGCTGCCGCTCGCGGGCGTGGTCACCCGGCTGACGGCGCAGAAGGGGCTCGAGCTCATCCTCGAGGTGGCCCCGCACTTCCTGGCCCGCGGGCGCATGCAGCTGGTCGTGCTCGGCTCGGGCGCGACGCACTACGAGAACGCGTTCTCGCAGCTCCAGCACCGCTTCCCCCACCAGGTCTGCTTCTACCGCGGCTTCTCGAACGAGCTGGCGCACCTCATCGAGGCGGGCTCGGACATGTTCTTGATGCCCTCGCGCTTCGAGCCGTGCGGTCTGAACCAGCTCTACAGCCTCGCCTACGGCACCGCGCCCATCGTGCGCGCCACGGGCGGGCTCAAGGACAGCGTGCGCCCCTTCGACGCGCGCACGGGCGAGGGCACGGGCTTCGTCTTCGAGCACTTCGACGCGCAGGGCCTGGGCTGGGCGCTCGACCAGGCGCTGCGCACCTACCGGAACCGGCCGCTCTGGCGCCGACTCCAGGACAACGCCATGGCGCAGGACTTCTCGTGGGAGCGGCGGGTCCGCACCTACGAGGAGCTCTATGAGCGCGTGAGGGAGCTCTGA
- a CDS encoding ATP-grasp domain-containing protein, producing MDVILVEPCFPRNQREFARALHSVGARVIGIGERPKEALDDSLRHWLTHYEQVSNVCDEAALEKAVRFVQSISHPERLEATVEAHIQTAAQVRERCGIPGTSAKTAFLCRDKPSMKEVLRQAGVPCAASTGTGSPDEARAFAARVGYPLILKPRDGAGAAGTFRVDDDAELEAAMQKSGLGRGASVAIEEFVEGHEGFYDTVTVDGRVVHEFVCHYYPNVLEAMRTRWISPQFITTNRVESAPGYEEVRAMGRRVIEALDIGTSATHMEWFFGPKGLRFSEIGCRPPGVGAWDLYSAGNEMDLYREWAMAVVHGRPGSKPSRRYAAGIIALRPDRDGVIDHYDGLEEVQRNFGEHLIDAHLPPAGTPTQPVEAGYMANAWMRFRHPDYDTLRRILDAVGQTVQVRAR from the coding sequence ATGGACGTCATCCTCGTCGAGCCGTGCTTTCCCCGGAACCAGCGTGAGTTCGCGCGGGCGCTGCACTCGGTGGGCGCGCGCGTGATCGGCATCGGCGAGCGCCCCAAGGAGGCGCTCGACGACAGCCTGCGGCACTGGCTCACGCACTACGAGCAGGTCTCGAACGTGTGCGACGAGGCGGCGCTCGAGAAGGCGGTGCGCTTCGTCCAGTCGATCAGCCACCCCGAGCGGCTCGAGGCGACGGTCGAGGCCCACATCCAGACCGCGGCGCAGGTGCGCGAGCGCTGCGGGATCCCGGGCACGAGCGCGAAGACGGCGTTCCTGTGCCGCGACAAGCCCTCCATGAAGGAGGTGCTCCGCCAGGCCGGCGTCCCCTGCGCGGCGTCGACGGGGACCGGCTCCCCCGACGAGGCGCGCGCCTTCGCGGCCCGGGTCGGCTACCCGCTCATCCTCAAGCCCCGCGACGGCGCGGGCGCGGCGGGCACCTTCCGCGTGGACGACGACGCGGAGCTCGAGGCGGCGATGCAGAAGAGCGGCCTCGGCCGCGGCGCGTCGGTCGCGATCGAGGAGTTCGTCGAGGGGCACGAGGGCTTCTACGACACCGTCACGGTCGACGGCCGCGTCGTGCACGAGTTCGTCTGCCACTACTACCCGAACGTGCTCGAGGCGATGCGCACGCGCTGGATCTCGCCGCAGTTCATCACCACCAACCGCGTGGAGAGCGCGCCGGGGTACGAAGAGGTGCGCGCGATGGGCCGCCGGGTCATCGAGGCGCTCGACATCGGCACGAGCGCCACGCACATGGAGTGGTTCTTCGGGCCCAAGGGCCTGCGCTTCAGCGAGATCGGCTGCCGCCCGCCGGGCGTCGGCGCGTGGGACCTCTACAGCGCGGGCAACGAGATGGACCTCTACCGCGAGTGGGCGATGGCCGTCGTGCACGGCCGGCCCGGCTCCAAGCCCTCGCGACGCTACGCGGCGGGCATCATCGCGCTCCGCCCGGACCGGGACGGCGTCATCGATCACTACGACGGGCTCGAAGAGGTCCAGCGAAACTTCGGTGAGCACCTGATCGACGCGCACCTGCCGCCCGCGGGGACGCCGACCCAGCCCGTCGAGGCCGGCTACATGGCCAACGCGTGGATGCGCTTCCGCCACCCGGACTACGACACCCTGCGCCGCATCCTGGACGCGGTCGGCCAGACGGTGCAGGTTCGCGCTCGATGA
- a CDS encoding alpha/beta hydrolase-fold protein, translating to MTGERLAIHRLLADAPVTGEKIDAFLKGREFPVVEGASVTFVFRGDVEGVNLRHWIYGLESSQALTRVPETDLFYGIVELPPHSRVEYKLELRKDGNSWWVEDPLNDKRAHDPFGANSVAHGEGYEVPAWTQTDPEARAGVLEPFRMKSRVFGGVRGGHLYYPARYRTSRRYPLLVVHDGSDYLRYAAMKTVLDNLIHRLAIPDMVVCFSDSPDRLKEYASDEAHARFLKEELVPHLERTLPLDARPQGRCLMGASFGAVAALSTAWRYPGFFGRLMLQSGSFAFTDIGGGNRRGPLFDPVVAFVNELRKDIGPMSERVFLSCGVYESLIYENRSLVPLLSESGMEVRFEEARDGHNWENWRDRLQDGLSWLFPGPLLMVYE from the coding sequence GTGACCGGCGAGCGGCTCGCCATCCATCGGCTCCTCGCCGACGCGCCCGTGACGGGCGAGAAGATCGACGCGTTCCTGAAGGGGCGCGAGTTCCCGGTCGTCGAAGGCGCGAGCGTCACGTTCGTCTTCCGGGGCGACGTCGAGGGCGTGAACCTGCGGCACTGGATCTACGGCCTCGAGTCCTCGCAGGCGCTGACGCGCGTGCCGGAGACCGACCTCTTCTACGGGATCGTCGAGCTGCCGCCGCACTCGCGGGTCGAGTACAAGCTCGAGCTCCGCAAGGACGGCAACAGCTGGTGGGTCGAGGACCCGCTGAACGACAAGCGCGCGCACGATCCCTTCGGTGCGAACTCCGTCGCGCACGGCGAGGGCTACGAGGTCCCCGCCTGGACGCAGACGGATCCGGAGGCGCGGGCCGGCGTGCTCGAGCCCTTCCGCATGAAGAGCCGGGTCTTCGGCGGCGTGCGCGGCGGCCACCTCTACTACCCGGCGCGCTACCGCACCTCGCGCCGCTACCCGCTCCTCGTGGTGCACGACGGCAGCGACTACCTCCGCTACGCGGCGATGAAGACGGTGCTCGACAACCTGATCCACCGCCTGGCCATCCCGGACATGGTGGTCTGCTTCAGCGACTCGCCCGACCGCCTCAAGGAGTACGCGAGCGACGAGGCGCACGCGCGCTTCCTCAAGGAGGAGCTCGTCCCGCACCTCGAGCGCACGCTCCCGCTCGACGCGAGGCCGCAGGGGCGCTGCCTCATGGGGGCGAGCTTCGGCGCGGTCGCCGCGCTCTCGACCGCGTGGCGCTACCCGGGCTTCTTCGGCCGGCTGATGCTGCAGTCGGGCTCGTTCGCCTTCACGGACATCGGCGGCGGGAACCGGCGCGGCCCGCTCTTCGACCCCGTGGTCGCGTTCGTGAACGAGCTCCGCAAGGACATCGGCCCGATGAGCGAGCGCGTGTTCCTGAGCTGCGGCGTGTACGAGTCGCTGATCTACGAGAACCGCTCGCTGGTGCCGCTCCTGAGCGAGAGCGGCATGGAGGTGCGCTTCGAAGAGGCGCGCGACGGTCACAACTGGGAAAACTGGCGGGATCGACTGCAGGACGGGCTCTCGTGGCTCTTCCCCGGACCGCTCTTGATGGTCTACGAGTGA
- a CDS encoding alpha/beta hydrolase-fold protein: MSLHETSTWYSHRVKREVRLSRWGHFGVPVLVFPTAGGDSEEIERWQMIRALAPLLGAGRVKIYSCDSVAGQAWFAQEGDLGHRMWVMNQFQQYVRHEVVPAIYADCRTDTLPIWTAGASIGALHAVAMVCRFPDVFHRALGMSGTYDILRFAGADRFTHDYFVSTPLRFVPELSEEDPRLALLRQRFVLLASGEGRAEAIQESWNMAKVLGERRVPNWVDSWGPSWHHDWETWREMLPKYLAEWTSQ, from the coding sequence GTGAGCCTTCACGAGACGTCCACCTGGTACAGCCACCGGGTGAAGCGCGAGGTGCGCCTCAGCCGCTGGGGTCACTTCGGCGTGCCGGTCCTCGTCTTCCCCACCGCGGGCGGCGACTCCGAGGAGATCGAGCGCTGGCAGATGATCCGAGCGCTGGCGCCGCTGCTGGGGGCGGGGCGCGTCAAGATCTACTCCTGTGATTCGGTGGCGGGTCAGGCGTGGTTCGCGCAAGAGGGCGACCTCGGCCACCGCATGTGGGTCATGAACCAGTTCCAGCAGTACGTGCGCCACGAGGTGGTCCCCGCGATCTACGCGGATTGCCGCACGGACACCCTGCCCATCTGGACGGCCGGCGCGTCGATCGGCGCGCTGCACGCGGTGGCGATGGTCTGCCGCTTCCCGGACGTCTTCCATCGCGCGCTCGGCATGAGCGGCACCTACGACATCCTGCGCTTCGCGGGCGCCGACCGCTTCACCCACGACTACTTCGTCTCGACGCCGCTCCGGTTCGTGCCGGAGCTGAGCGAGGAGGACCCGCGCCTCGCTCTCCTCCGTCAACGTTTCGTGCTGCTCGCGTCGGGAGAGGGCCGGGCCGAGGCCATCCAGGAGAGCTGGAACATGGCCAAGGTGCTCGGCGAGCGCCGCGTCCCCAACTGGGTCGACAGCTGGGGCCCCTCCTGGCACCACGACTGGGAGACCTGGCGCGAGATGCTGCCGAAGTACCTCGCGGAGTGGACCTCGCAGTAG
- a CDS encoding ATP-grasp domain-containing protein — MNVIFIAPFPAETTLRFVRASKALLSEDGGRGRLLGVVHTAPGGADSGLFHDMARVDNPMDLGQLAGAIERLAAKHGRPDRILGILEPMQVELAKLRAHFGVSGTDEKTAALFRDKAMMKDALRAAGLPTARHRLLRSWEDAGAFLDEVGFPIVLKPPAGMACKATWRIESIEQARAALEALQPRSEDPVLAEEFLRGREHSLETITVKGEVRMFSSTEYHPTPLEVVENDWIQWAVIAPRELDGPGVQEAAALAKRAVKALGLGSGMTHMEWFRREDGSLAIGEIAARPPGANIVRLTGLAHDTSMYRAWARAVIDEAFDGPFERRYASGSAFLRGIGRGRVLGVEGLDAVHRAIGDLVVEAKVPTIGAPKSDSYEGDGHVIVRHPETSVVEDAMRAVIDAVRVRYA; from the coding sequence ATGAACGTCATCTTCATCGCCCCCTTCCCCGCCGAGACCACGCTGCGCTTCGTGCGCGCGAGCAAGGCGCTGCTCTCCGAAGACGGAGGGCGTGGTCGCCTCCTCGGCGTCGTGCACACGGCCCCCGGTGGCGCGGACTCCGGGCTGTTCCACGACATGGCGCGGGTCGACAACCCCATGGATCTCGGTCAGCTCGCGGGCGCCATCGAGCGGCTCGCCGCGAAGCACGGGCGGCCCGACCGCATCCTCGGGATCCTCGAGCCGATGCAGGTGGAGCTGGCCAAGCTCCGGGCGCACTTCGGGGTGAGCGGCACGGACGAGAAGACGGCGGCGCTCTTCCGCGACAAGGCGATGATGAAGGACGCCCTGCGGGCGGCGGGCCTGCCCACGGCGCGGCACCGGCTCCTGCGCTCCTGGGAGGACGCGGGCGCGTTCCTCGACGAGGTCGGCTTCCCGATCGTGCTGAAGCCGCCGGCCGGCATGGCCTGCAAGGCGACGTGGCGCATCGAGTCGATCGAGCAGGCGCGCGCCGCGCTCGAGGCGCTCCAGCCGCGGAGCGAGGACCCGGTCCTGGCCGAGGAATTCCTGCGCGGCCGCGAGCACAGCCTGGAGACCATCACGGTCAAGGGCGAGGTGCGGATGTTCTCGAGCACCGAGTACCACCCGACGCCGCTCGAGGTGGTCGAGAACGACTGGATCCAGTGGGCGGTCATCGCCCCGCGCGAGCTGGACGGTCCGGGCGTGCAGGAGGCGGCCGCGCTGGCGAAGCGCGCCGTGAAGGCGCTCGGGCTCGGCAGCGGCATGACGCACATGGAGTGGTTCCGCCGCGAGGACGGGTCGCTCGCGATCGGGGAGATCGCGGCGCGCCCGCCCGGGGCCAACATCGTGCGGCTGACCGGGCTCGCGCACGACACCAGCATGTACCGCGCGTGGGCGCGCGCGGTGATCGACGAGGCCTTCGACGGCCCCTTCGAGCGACGCTACGCGAGCGGCTCGGCGTTCTTGCGCGGGATCGGGCGCGGGCGGGTGCTCGGCGTGGAGGGGCTGGACGCGGTGCACCGCGCCATCGGGGACCTGGTGGTCGAGGCGAAGGTGCCCACCATCGGCGCCCCCAAGTCCGACAGCTACGAGGGCGACGGCCACGTCATCGTGCGCCACCCCGAGACCTCGGTGGTCGAGGACGCGATGCGCGCCGTCATCGACGCCGTTCGCGTACGATACGCCTGA
- a CDS encoding ATP-grasp domain-containing protein — protein sequence MRQYARGLAEVGARVHGVGDTPLEGLPADSRRYLSSYLAVPRLLDEDDVLERATAWLRGRSIDRVLCNWEPLIVLAARMRERWGVPGMSVDTAIGFRDKDVMKQRVEAAGLRVPRAARARSARQVWAAAEEIGYPLILKPIAGAGSADTYRVDDAVDLQRVLDAVRHVPEVSVEEFVHGEERTYDTVCVDGQPLFENVAQYLPRPLEARSTEWISPVIITVRDLERPELQPGLALGRAVLGALGMQDGFTHMEWFLTDDGEAVFGEIGARPGGAHLVDQMNYTCDVDLFVEWARAVCWGRFEGDTQRKYNCAITFKRAKGAGAIQAVRGMDALRRRCGRWLIEERLLPVGSPRRNWRHTLVSDGYLMFRHPEWEEAKAMAFAAATEVELIAG from the coding sequence ATGCGCCAGTACGCGCGCGGGCTCGCCGAGGTCGGCGCGCGTGTCCACGGCGTCGGCGACACGCCCCTCGAGGGGCTGCCGGCGGACAGCCGCCGCTATCTCTCGAGCTACCTAGCCGTGCCCCGGCTGCTCGACGAGGACGACGTGCTCGAGCGCGCCACGGCGTGGCTCCGAGGCCGCAGCATCGACCGGGTGCTCTGCAACTGGGAGCCGCTCATCGTGCTCGCGGCGCGGATGCGAGAGCGCTGGGGGGTGCCCGGCATGTCGGTCGACACCGCCATCGGCTTCCGCGACAAGGACGTGATGAAGCAGCGAGTCGAGGCGGCGGGCCTCCGCGTCCCGCGCGCCGCTCGCGCTCGCAGCGCTCGCCAGGTCTGGGCCGCGGCCGAGGAGATCGGCTACCCGCTCATCCTCAAGCCCATCGCGGGCGCGGGAAGCGCCGACACCTACCGAGTGGATGACGCGGTCGATCTCCAGCGCGTGCTCGACGCCGTGCGGCACGTCCCCGAGGTCAGCGTCGAGGAGTTCGTGCACGGTGAGGAGCGCACCTACGACACGGTGTGCGTGGACGGTCAGCCTCTGTTCGAGAACGTGGCGCAGTACCTGCCCAGGCCGCTCGAGGCGCGCTCGACGGAGTGGATCAGCCCCGTGATCATCACGGTCCGCGATCTCGAGCGACCCGAGCTCCAGCCGGGCCTCGCCCTCGGCCGCGCGGTGCTCGGCGCGCTCGGCATGCAGGACGGCTTCACGCACATGGAGTGGTTCCTCACCGACGACGGCGAGGCGGTCTTCGGCGAGATCGGAGCCCGCCCGGGCGGCGCGCACCTGGTCGATCAGATGAACTACACATGTGACGTCGACCTCTTCGTCGAGTGGGCGCGCGCGGTCTGCTGGGGGCGCTTCGAGGGCGATACACAGCGCAAGTACAACTGCGCCATCACGTTCAAACGGGCGAAGGGCGCGGGCGCCATCCAGGCGGTCCGCGGCATGGACGCGCTCCGCCGCCGCTGCGGGCGCTGGCTCATCGAGGAGCGCCTGCTGCCGGTGGGCTCGCCGCGGCGCAACTGGCGCCACACGCTGGTGAGCGACGGCTACCTGATGTTCCGACACCCGGAGTGGGAAGAAGCCAAGGCGATGGCGTTCGCTGCGGCGACCGAGGTGGAGCTCATCGCGGGCTGA
- a CDS encoding PA4780 family RIO1-like protein kinase: MRVPEVLWSLTDQGVIDEVVRPLKSGKEAQVYLVRAGGDVRVAKVYKDASERSFKQRAQYSEGRRVRNTRDQRAIDRRSRHGRAQEEQAWKSAEVDVIHRLHAQGVRVPAPWNFIDGVLIMELVRGDDGYPAPRLAELDLDAQTATAYFERLLREVVKMLCAGIVHGDLSDYNILVDADGPVVIDFPQSVDAAQNRNAKKLLIRDVDNLSAFLSRFSPSARRRPYGEELWAAYESNTLTPDLELTGRFQRSSAPVDMRGILSQIEDADEDERRRREKVGGQPQRKREVVMTAPQPEGGRGRRRSGGAGGAPNERAARSGDPRRRDARAGDGRSRSDGDARARGGDTRDGDPRSRNGDGRGRDARNGDARSRHGDGRNGEARSRHGDGRNGEARSRSGDGRNSEARSRSGDARRDDARSRDGRSRDGDARRDDARGRDGDARRDVRSRDGGSRDGDARHGDVRGRDGEGRRGDARSRDGGSRDGDARHGDARGRDGDARSRSAEGRGHDSQRPEEGAPPKRRRRRRRSGDPKPDEGRQPQSQQPPQQNGAREAPRSGAEDGAPKRRRRRRRRRKSPAPLSGG, encoded by the coding sequence ATGCGCGTACCTGAAGTGTTGTGGTCGCTGACCGACCAAGGCGTCATCGACGAGGTCGTCCGTCCCCTCAAGAGCGGCAAGGAGGCCCAGGTCTACCTCGTGCGCGCCGGCGGCGACGTGCGGGTGGCCAAGGTCTACAAGGACGCGAGCGAGCGCTCGTTCAAGCAGCGCGCCCAGTACTCGGAGGGTCGTCGGGTCCGCAACACGCGCGACCAGCGGGCCATCGACCGGCGCAGCCGCCACGGCCGAGCGCAGGAGGAGCAGGCCTGGAAGTCGGCCGAGGTCGACGTGATCCACCGGCTCCACGCGCAGGGTGTGCGCGTCCCCGCCCCGTGGAACTTCATCGACGGGGTGCTGATCATGGAGCTCGTCCGCGGCGACGACGGATACCCCGCGCCGCGGCTGGCGGAGCTCGACCTCGACGCCCAGACGGCCACCGCGTACTTCGAGCGCCTGCTCCGCGAGGTCGTCAAGATGCTGTGCGCGGGAATCGTGCACGGCGACCTCTCGGACTACAACATCCTCGTCGACGCGGACGGGCCGGTGGTCATCGACTTCCCGCAGTCGGTCGACGCGGCGCAGAACCGCAACGCCAAGAAGCTGCTGATCCGCGACGTGGACAACCTCTCGGCGTTCCTCTCGCGCTTCTCGCCGAGCGCCCGCCGTCGGCCGTACGGGGAGGAGCTCTGGGCCGCCTACGAGAGCAACACGCTCACCCCGGACCTCGAGCTCACGGGCCGCTTCCAGCGCTCGTCGGCGCCGGTCGACATGCGCGGCATCCTCTCGCAGATCGAGGACGCCGACGAAGACGAGCGGCGTCGCCGTGAGAAGGTCGGCGGGCAGCCGCAGCGCAAGCGCGAGGTCGTGATGACGGCGCCGCAGCCCGAGGGCGGCCGCGGACGCCGCCGCTCGGGTGGCGCGGGCGGGGCGCCCAACGAGCGCGCCGCGCGGAGCGGAGACCCGCGCCGCCGCGACGCCCGCGCCGGAGACGGCCGCAGCCGCAGCGACGGCGACGCCCGGGCTCGTGGCGGGGACACCCGCGATGGCGATCCCCGGAGCCGCAACGGCGACGGGCGCGGCCGTGACGCACGCAACGGCGACGCCCGGAGCCGTCACGGAGACGGGCGCAACGGCGAGGCTCGGAGCCGTCACGGAGACGGGCGCAACGGCGAGGCTCGGAGCCGGAGCGGAGACGGGCGCAACAGCGAGGCTCGGAGCCGGAGCGGCGATGCGCGCCGCGACGACGCGCGCAGCCGTGACGGCCGGAGCCGCGATGGCGACGCGCGGCGCGACGACGCACGCGGTCGCGACGGCGACGCGCGCCGCGACGTGCGCAGCCGTGACGGTGGGAGCCGCGATGGCGACGCGCGCCATGGCGACGTCCGCGGTCGCGACGGCGAAGGGCGCCGCGGCGACGCGCGCAGCCGTGACGGTGGGAGCCGCGATGGCGACGCGCGCCATGGCGACGCCCGCGGTCGCGACGGCGACGCGCGGAGCCGCAGCGCTGAGGGGCGCGGCCACGACTCGCAGCGCCCGGAGGAGGGCGCGCCTCCGAAGCGCCGCCGCCGCCGCCGCCGTAGCGGGGACCCGAAGCCGGACGAAGGTCGCCAGCCGCAGTCGCAGCAGCCTCCGCAGCAGAACGGTGCGAGGGAAGCCCCGCGGTCGGGCGCCGAGGACGGAGCGCCGAAGCGTCGTCGCCGTCGCCGCCGTCGCCGCAAGTCCCCCGCGCCCCTCTCGGGCGGCTGA